A section of the Streptomyces sp. NBC_01591 genome encodes:
- a CDS encoding BlaI/MecI/CopY family transcriptional regulator: MPRQLGDLEDAVMTRVWQWNRPVTVREVLEDLQQERSIAYTTVMTVMDNLHQKGWVRREVDGRAYRYTAVSTRAAYSAALMNEAWSRSDNPAAALVAFFGMMSAEQREALQDAMRIVLPNLSGAPGPPSGERADERADERADEPARERAEDPADGAGPEAGR, from the coding sequence GTGCCCCGCCAATTGGGAGATCTGGAAGACGCCGTGATGACACGGGTCTGGCAATGGAACCGTCCGGTCACCGTGCGGGAAGTCCTTGAGGACCTTCAGCAGGAACGCTCCATCGCCTACACCACCGTCATGACGGTAATGGACAATCTCCATCAGAAGGGCTGGGTACGCAGGGAAGTCGACGGCCGCGCATATAGATATACGGCGGTCTCCACCCGCGCCGCCTACTCGGCCGCACTGATGAACGAAGCATGGTCGCGCAGCGACAACCCCGCGGCCGCTCTCGTCGCCTTCTTCGGCATGATGTCCGCCGAGCAGCGCGAGGCCCTCCAGGACGCCATGCGGATCGTCCTGCCCAACCTCTCCGGGGCCCCCGGGCCTCCGTCCGGCGAACGGGCCGATGAACGGGCGGATGAACGGGCGGATGAACCGGCCCGCGAACGGGCCGAGGATCCGGCCGATGGGGCGGGCCCGGAGGCCGGGCGATAG
- a CDS encoding trypco2 family protein produces the protein MASGTADTGDMDGIELADAVESIRNQLIDAAGRATGRPVAFEVGDIQMEFTLELRKEIKGGSKVKAWVVEAGADASRATGRTHKVAFTLKPRDATTGRPWQIGHGDQGSTAHFGRGTAQP, from the coding sequence ATGGCCAGCGGCACCGCAGACACCGGCGACATGGACGGCATCGAGCTCGCCGATGCCGTCGAGTCGATCCGCAACCAGCTCATCGACGCCGCGGGCCGCGCCACCGGCCGCCCCGTGGCCTTCGAGGTCGGCGACATCCAGATGGAGTTCACCCTCGAACTCCGTAAGGAGATCAAGGGCGGAAGCAAGGTCAAGGCCTGGGTGGTCGAAGCGGGCGCCGACGCCTCCCGCGCGACCGGCCGCACCCACAAGGTCGCGTTCACCCTGAAACCGCGCGACGCCACGACCGGCAGACCCTGGCAGATCGGCCACGGCGACCAGGGCAGCACCGCCCACTTCGGCCGTGGGACGGCACAGCCGTGA
- a CDS encoding NACHT domain-containing protein: MSTAPPTAPAARTVVVLGAGTVQGSGTLLTDRLVLTCAHVVKGGSRATIAHPGRADHATAAIAWIDHDLDAALLLTPDPVLPVAPARLGVLHAEQALSGCEITGFPDIQRYGPERHLEADQYTATALPMAGHLRGLLVCELDGPPPAGSDSEPPSLRGMSGGPVFAGNVLIGIARQIPRQRGGRRVECVPIAPLVASRPFELVYRQTGTALRHERVHGRFPRDARYEEEYAAALGAAYRRTKIFGLDELGRRDSEWDLDTAYLSLEAQQNPGETGPPPQRIDTLLPDRPRVLLRGDAGAGKTTLLWWLAAHASAGTLGPQLAPLNGLVPFVVPLRTLRAQGGTFPAPAQLPDAARLVIDEAPEGWVGRVLESGRALLLVDGLDEVPRDDREQAHEWLSRLLDRYPDIRCVATVRPLAVEPGWLMSQDFEELRLLPMRDEDIEAFVAAWHRAARLDDDDHETLGALERDLIQQFAQNRTLRNLARTPLLCAVICALHRRRHGILPETRWSLYDSALTMLLGDRDKQRRIEAPEGITMKVAEQAQLLQRIAIWLVRGGQSELHRSAALHQLERALPGMERLRGQGSAEAILTHLLNRSGVLQERADGVYQFAHRTFQDFLAAKEFVEGDQLNELLGRAGAQHWYDVILLSAGHCGRREHPVLVNGLLDLEPGPGDTVTRDEIVVLAALCAQHATWLDETTRARVRTAVGALFPPRNDGDVRLLARLGPAALDHLPDPAHVPTKEQARPFIDLINEIGGAEAMPHARRWALAHPELSYPFVRSWGRYPVETYARQVLSAFDLALDFLRVDSQEKLAALHHLPSATDLVINGCFTSVELHASLRERPWTDLTFQRNPCMTDLSFLEDCAEELRNLSLKDCPAVRDLGPLAGLPALRMVYLDMSRVPDTALAATASKELRFLRLSHVTAVRLSQLPAHPRLRSLTVDGTFSLEVDSLDGWTHLQELELDIYSPVRPLLAALRQAPQVAHVTLTLASLLTEFGDEEPVPSVEDLVIRLDTDMHGLEQIPRVFPALKWLMLTPPTYVRYVDLSPLQAMPECRVTVTGDAEITGGEGLDVDR, from the coding sequence GTGAGCACCGCGCCGCCCACCGCGCCCGCGGCACGTACGGTCGTCGTCCTCGGCGCCGGAACGGTCCAGGGCAGCGGCACCCTGCTCACCGACCGGCTCGTGCTGACCTGCGCCCATGTGGTCAAGGGCGGCAGCCGGGCCACCATCGCCCACCCGGGGCGGGCGGACCACGCCACCGCGGCGATCGCCTGGATCGACCACGACCTCGACGCCGCCCTCCTGCTGACCCCCGACCCGGTGCTCCCGGTCGCCCCGGCGCGGCTCGGCGTCCTCCACGCCGAGCAGGCGCTCTCCGGCTGCGAGATCACCGGCTTCCCCGACATCCAGCGGTACGGCCCCGAGCGGCATCTGGAGGCCGACCAGTACACGGCCACCGCCCTGCCGATGGCCGGACACCTGCGCGGATTACTGGTCTGCGAGCTGGACGGACCGCCGCCCGCGGGAAGCGACTCGGAGCCCCCGTCGCTACGAGGCATGTCCGGCGGCCCGGTCTTCGCCGGGAACGTCCTCATCGGCATCGCCCGGCAGATCCCCCGGCAGCGCGGCGGCCGGCGCGTGGAGTGCGTACCGATCGCCCCGCTCGTCGCCTCGCGGCCGTTCGAGCTGGTCTACCGGCAGACCGGCACGGCACTGCGCCACGAGCGGGTCCACGGCCGCTTCCCCAGGGACGCGCGGTACGAGGAGGAGTACGCGGCGGCGCTCGGGGCCGCGTACCGCCGCACGAAGATCTTCGGCCTCGACGAGCTGGGACGGCGCGACTCCGAGTGGGACCTGGACACCGCGTACCTGAGCCTGGAGGCCCAGCAGAACCCCGGGGAGACAGGTCCACCGCCGCAGCGAATCGACACACTGCTCCCCGACCGCCCCCGGGTCCTGCTGCGCGGCGACGCGGGCGCCGGCAAGACCACGCTGCTGTGGTGGCTCGCCGCACATGCCTCGGCCGGCACGCTCGGCCCGCAGCTGGCCCCGCTCAACGGTCTGGTCCCATTCGTCGTACCGCTGCGCACCCTGCGCGCCCAGGGCGGCACGTTCCCCGCCCCCGCGCAGCTGCCCGACGCGGCCCGGCTGGTGATCGACGAGGCCCCCGAGGGCTGGGTCGGCCGGGTACTGGAGTCCGGCCGGGCGCTGCTGCTGGTCGACGGCCTGGACGAGGTCCCGCGGGACGACCGCGAGCAGGCGCACGAGTGGCTGTCCCGTCTCCTGGACCGGTACCCGGACATCCGCTGTGTGGCCACGGTGCGCCCGCTGGCCGTCGAGCCGGGCTGGCTGATGTCCCAGGACTTCGAGGAGCTGCGGCTGCTGCCGATGCGGGACGAGGACATCGAGGCCTTCGTCGCCGCCTGGCACCGGGCCGCCCGCCTGGACGACGACGACCACGAGACGCTCGGCGCGCTGGAACGGGACCTGATCCAGCAGTTCGCCCAGAACCGGACCCTGCGCAATCTGGCCCGTACGCCGCTGCTCTGCGCGGTGATCTGTGCCCTGCACCGCCGCCGCCACGGCATCCTGCCGGAGACCCGATGGAGCCTGTACGACTCGGCCCTCACCATGCTGCTCGGCGACCGCGACAAGCAGCGCAGGATCGAGGCCCCCGAAGGCATCACGATGAAAGTGGCGGAGCAGGCCCAGCTCCTCCAGCGCATCGCGATCTGGCTGGTGCGGGGCGGCCAGTCGGAGCTCCACCGCTCAGCGGCACTGCACCAGCTGGAACGTGCCCTGCCGGGCATGGAACGGCTCCGCGGCCAGGGCTCGGCCGAGGCGATCCTGACCCATCTGCTGAACCGCAGCGGAGTCCTCCAGGAGCGTGCCGACGGCGTCTACCAGTTCGCCCACCGCACCTTCCAGGACTTCCTCGCCGCGAAGGAGTTCGTCGAGGGCGACCAGCTGAACGAGCTGCTCGGCCGGGCGGGCGCGCAGCACTGGTACGACGTCATCCTGCTGTCGGCCGGCCACTGCGGCCGCCGCGAACACCCTGTACTGGTCAATGGCTTACTGGACCTGGAGCCCGGCCCCGGCGACACCGTCACCCGGGACGAGATCGTCGTGCTGGCCGCGCTCTGCGCGCAGCACGCGACCTGGCTGGACGAGACGACACGGGCCAGGGTCCGCACGGCCGTCGGGGCGCTGTTCCCGCCGAGGAACGACGGGGACGTACGGCTGCTCGCCCGCCTCGGTCCGGCCGCTCTGGACCATCTGCCCGACCCGGCACACGTACCCACCAAGGAACAAGCCCGCCCCTTCATCGACCTGATCAACGAGATCGGCGGGGCGGAGGCCATGCCGCACGCCCGCCGCTGGGCACTCGCGCACCCGGAGCTCAGCTATCCGTTCGTGAGGAGCTGGGGCAGATATCCGGTGGAGACGTACGCACGGCAGGTTCTTTCCGCCTTCGACCTGGCGCTCGACTTCCTGCGGGTCGACTCACAGGAGAAGCTGGCCGCACTGCACCATCTACCGTCTGCCACGGACCTGGTGATCAACGGGTGCTTCACCTCCGTCGAACTCCACGCCAGCCTGCGCGAGAGGCCCTGGACTGATCTGACTTTCCAGCGGAACCCCTGTATGACGGACCTTTCGTTCCTGGAGGACTGCGCCGAAGAGCTCAGGAACCTGTCCTTGAAGGACTGTCCGGCCGTACGGGACCTCGGCCCACTTGCCGGACTCCCTGCGCTGAGGATGGTTTATCTGGACATGAGCCGTGTCCCCGACACCGCGCTGGCCGCCACGGCTTCGAAGGAATTGCGCTTCCTGCGGCTCAGCCACGTGACGGCGGTACGGCTGTCCCAGTTGCCCGCCCACCCCAGGCTGCGCTCACTGACCGTCGACGGGACCTTCTCGCTGGAGGTCGACTCGCTCGACGGCTGGACACACCTGCAGGAGCTCGAACTGGACATTTACTCGCCGGTCCGGCCGCTGCTTGCCGCACTCCGGCAGGCGCCACAGGTGGCCCACGTCACCCTGACTCTGGCGTCCCTCCTGACGGAGTTCGGCGACGAGGAGCCCGTTCCTTCCGTCGAGGATCTGGTGATCCGCCTCGACACCGACATGCACGGGCTCGAACAGATCCCCCGGGTGTTCCCCGCTCTGAAGTGGCTGATGCTCACTCCGCCCACGTATGTCAGATACGTCGATCTGTCCCCGTTGCAGGCGATGCCCGAGTGCCGGGTGACCGTCACCGGCGACGCGGAGATCACGGGCGGCGAGGGCCTCGACGTGGACCGGTGA
- a CDS encoding ATP-dependent Clp protease ATP-binding subunit: MFERFTDRARRVVVLAQEEARMLNHNYIGTEHILLGLIHEGEGVAAKALESLGISLEAVRQQVEEIIGQGQQAPSGHIPFTPRAKKVLELSLREALQLGHNYIGTEHILLGLIREGEGVAAQVLVKLGADLNRVRQQVIQLLSGYSGSKEAATAGGPAEGTPSTSLVLDQFGRNLTQAARESKLDPVIGREKEIERVMQVLSRRTKNNPVLIGEPGVGKTAVVEGLAQAIVKGEVPETLKDKHLYTLDLGALVAGSRYRGDFEERLKKVLKEIRTRGDIILFIDELHTLVGAGAAEGAIDAASILKPMLARGELQTIGATTLDEYRKHLEKDAALERRFQPIQVAEPSLPHTIEILKGLRDRYEAHHRVSITDEALVQAATLADRYISDRFLPDKAIDLIDEAGSRMRIRRMTAPPDLREFDEKIAGVRRDKESAIDSQDFEKAASLRDKEKQLLAAKTKREKEWKAGDMDVVAEVDGELIAEVLATATGIPVFKLTEEESSRLLRMEDELHKRVIGQKDAIKALSQAIRRTRAGLKDPKRPGGSFIFAGPSGVGKTELSKTLAEFLFGDEDALISLDMSEFSEKHTVSRLFGSPPGYVGYEEGGQLTEKVRRKPFSVVLFDEVEKAHPDIFNSLLQILEDGRLTDSQGRVVDFKNTVIIMTTNLGTRDISKGFNLGFAAQGDVKTGYERMKNKVNEELKQHFRPEFLNRVDDTVVFHQLSPEDIIQIVDLMIAKVDERLKDRDMGIELSAEAKTLLAKKGYDPVMGARPLRRTIQREIEDILSEKILFGELRPGHIVVVGTEGEGEEKAFTFRGEEKSALPDVPPIEQAAGGAGPNMSKDV; this comes from the coding sequence ATGTTCGAGAGGTTCACCGACCGCGCGCGGCGGGTTGTCGTCCTGGCTCAGGAAGAAGCCCGGATGCTCAACCACAACTACATCGGCACCGAGCACATCCTCCTGGGCCTTATCCACGAGGGTGAGGGTGTCGCCGCTAAGGCCCTGGAGAGCCTCGGGATTTCGCTCGAGGCGGTCCGCCAGCAGGTGGAGGAGATCATCGGCCAGGGCCAGCAGGCCCCGTCCGGGCACATCCCCTTCACGCCCCGGGCCAAGAAGGTCCTGGAGCTGTCGCTCCGCGAGGCCCTTCAGCTCGGCCACAACTACATCGGCACCGAGCACATCCTGCTCGGCCTGATCCGCGAGGGCGAGGGCGTCGCCGCCCAGGTCCTCGTGAAGCTGGGCGCCGACCTGAACCGGGTGCGGCAGCAGGTCATCCAGCTGCTCTCCGGGTACTCGGGCAGCAAGGAGGCGGCGACCGCGGGCGGCCCCGCGGAAGGCACGCCCTCCACGTCCCTGGTGCTCGACCAGTTCGGCCGGAATCTCACCCAGGCCGCTCGCGAATCCAAGCTCGACCCGGTCATCGGGCGCGAGAAGGAGATCGAGCGGGTCATGCAGGTGCTGTCCCGCCGCACCAAGAACAACCCGGTTCTCATCGGCGAGCCCGGCGTCGGCAAGACGGCGGTCGTCGAAGGACTGGCGCAGGCCATCGTCAAGGGCGAGGTGCCCGAGACCCTCAAGGACAAGCACCTCTACACCCTCGACCTCGGCGCGCTGGTCGCCGGCTCCCGCTACCGCGGTGACTTCGAGGAGCGCCTGAAGAAGGTCCTCAAGGAAATCCGCACCCGCGGCGACATCATCCTGTTCATCGACGAGCTCCACACCCTCGTGGGTGCGGGTGCCGCCGAGGGCGCGATCGACGCCGCGAGCATCCTCAAGCCGATGCTGGCCCGCGGCGAGCTGCAGACCATCGGTGCCACCACGCTCGACGAGTACCGCAAGCACCTGGAGAAGGACGCCGCTCTCGAGCGCCGCTTCCAGCCCATCCAGGTCGCGGAGCCGTCGCTGCCGCACACCATCGAGATCCTCAAGGGTCTGCGCGACCGCTACGAGGCCCACCACCGCGTCTCCATCACGGACGAGGCGCTGGTCCAGGCCGCGACGCTGGCCGACCGGTACATCTCGGACCGCTTCCTGCCGGACAAGGCGATCGACCTGATCGACGAGGCCGGTTCCCGGATGCGCATCCGCCGGATGACCGCGCCGCCGGACCTCCGCGAGTTCGACGAGAAGATCGCGGGCGTCCGCCGCGACAAGGAGTCCGCGATCGACTCGCAGGACTTCGAGAAGGCCGCTTCCCTGCGCGACAAGGAGAAGCAGCTCCTCGCCGCGAAGACCAAGCGCGAGAAGGAGTGGAAGGCCGGCGACATGGACGTCGTGGCCGAGGTCGACGGCGAGCTGATCGCCGAGGTCCTGGCCACCGCGACCGGCATCCCGGTCTTCAAGCTGACGGAGGAGGAGTCCTCCCGTCTGCTGCGCATGGAGGACGAGCTCCACAAGCGCGTCATCGGGCAGAAGGACGCCATCAAGGCCCTCTCGCAGGCGATCCGCCGTACGCGAGCCGGTCTGAAGGACCCGAAGCGCCCCGGTGGTTCGTTCATCTTCGCCGGCCCGTCCGGTGTCGGTAAGACGGAGCTCTCCAAGACGCTCGCCGAATTCCTCTTCGGCGACGAGGACGCGCTGATTTCCCTCGACATGTCGGAGTTCAGCGAGAAGCACACGGTTTCCCGCCTCTTCGGTTCTCCCCCCGGTTACGTGGGTTACGAAGAGGGCGGCCAGCTCACCGAGAAGGTGCGCCGCAAGCCGTTCTCCGTCGTCCTCTTCGACGAGGTCGAGAAGGCCCACCCCGATATCTTCAATTCCCTGCTCCAGATTCTGGAAGACGGTCGCCTGACCGACTCCCAGGGCCGGGTCGTGGACTTCAAGAACACGGTCATCATCATGACGACCAACCTCGGGACCCGGGACATCTCGAAGGGCTTCAACCTGGGCTTCGCTGCCCAGGGCGACGTCAAGACCGGCTACGAGCGGATGAAGAACAAGGTCAACGAGGAGCTCAAGCAGCACTTCCGGCCCGAGTTCCTCAACCGTGTCGATGACACGGTCGTCTTCCACCAGCTCAGCCCGGAAGACATCATCCAGATCGTCGACCTGATGATCGCCAAGGTGGACGAGCGTCTGAAGGACCGCGACATGGGCATCGAGCTCAGCGCCGAGGCCAAGACGCTCCTCGCCAAGAAGGGCTACGACCCCGTGATGGGCGCCCGGCCGCTGCGCCGGACGATCCAGCGCGAGATCGAGGACATCCTCTCCGAGAAGATCCTCTTCGGTGAGCTGCGCCCCGGTCACATCGTGGTCGTCGGCACCGAGGGCGAGGGTGAGGAGAAGGCGTTCACCTTCCGCGGCGAGGAGAAGTCGGCGCTGCCCGACGTCCCCCCGATCGAGCAGGCGGCAGGCGGCGCGGGCCCGAACATGTCGAAGGACGTGTGA
- a CDS encoding TetR/AcrR family transcriptional regulator produces MGSTPQQRRGNTRQRIQDVALELFAEQGYEKTSLREISERLDVTKAALYYHFKTKEDILVSIFEDLNRPVEELLAWGKEQPRTLETKKEILRRYSEVLVAAAPLFRFMQENQAAVRELSIGVTIKERVVALIDLIQDPGASLADQVRCSTALFATHAGMFALKDLEGNPEEKRKAVLEVAFELVTRAHGQEAAE; encoded by the coding sequence ATGGGGAGCACGCCGCAGCAGCGCCGTGGCAACACGCGCCAGCGCATTCAGGACGTCGCTCTGGAGCTCTTCGCCGAACAGGGCTACGAGAAGACCTCGCTCCGCGAGATCTCCGAACGGCTGGACGTCACCAAGGCCGCGCTGTACTACCACTTCAAGACCAAGGAAGACATCCTGGTCAGCATCTTCGAGGACCTCAACCGCCCGGTCGAGGAGCTGCTCGCCTGGGGCAAGGAACAGCCGCGCACGCTGGAGACGAAGAAGGAGATCCTGCGCCGCTACAGCGAGGTCCTGGTCGCCGCCGCCCCGCTGTTCCGCTTCATGCAGGAGAACCAGGCGGCCGTACGGGAGCTGAGCATCGGGGTGACCATCAAGGAGCGCGTCGTCGCCCTGATCGACCTGATCCAGGATCCCGGCGCCTCACTGGCCGACCAGGTGCGCTGCTCCACCGCGCTCTTCGCGACGCACGCGGGCATGTTCGCCCTCAAGGACCTCGAAGGCAACCCCGAGGAGAAGCGCAAGGCCGTCCTCGAAGTCGCCTTCGAACTGGTCACCCGGGCACACGGCCAGGAGGCCGCGGAGTAA
- a CDS encoding histone-like nucleoid-structuring protein Lsr2 has product MAQKVQVLLVDDLDGGEADETVTFALDGKTYEIDLTTSNADKLRGLLEPYTKGGRRTGGRAATGRGKGRAVAGGNKDTAEIRKWARENGHNVNDRGRVPAEIREAYEKANG; this is encoded by the coding sequence GTGGCACAGAAGGTTCAGGTCCTTCTTGTCGATGACCTCGACGGCGGCGAGGCGGACGAGACGGTCACGTTCGCTCTCGATGGCAAGACGTACGAGATTGACCTCACGACGAGCAACGCGGACAAGCTCCGTGGTCTTCTTGAGCCGTACACCAAGGGTGGTCGGCGTACGGGTGGCCGCGCGGCGACCGGCCGTGGCAAGGGCCGCGCCGTTGCGGGTGGCAACAAGGACACTGCCGAGATCCGTAAGTGGGCCCGCGAGAACGGCCACAATGTGAATGACCGTGGCCGTGTTCCCGCGGAGATCCGCGAAGCTTACGAGAAGGCCAACGGCTGA
- a CDS encoding amino-acid N-acetyltransferase — MSPELPQADSRTEPAVISTAITVRRARTSDVVSVRSLLDGYVREGILLDKATVTLYEDIQEFWIAERDEDGRVIGCGALHVMWEDLAEVRTLAVDHSIRGAGVGHQVLDKLLQTARWLGVRRVFCLTFEVDFFAKHGFVEIGETPVDGDVYSELLRSYDEGVAEFLGLERVKPNTLGNSRMLLHL; from the coding sequence ATGTCCCCAGAGCTTCCACAAGCCGATTCCCGTACCGAACCGGCGGTCATAAGCACGGCCATCACAGTCCGACGTGCCAGGACCAGCGATGTGGTATCGGTCCGCAGCCTCCTCGACGGGTACGTACGTGAAGGCATCCTGCTCGACAAAGCGACCGTGACGCTTTACGAGGACATCCAGGAGTTCTGGATCGCGGAACGCGACGAGGACGGCCGTGTCATCGGCTGCGGCGCACTGCATGTGATGTGGGAAGACCTCGCCGAAGTGCGTACTCTCGCCGTCGATCACAGCATCAGGGGCGCGGGAGTCGGCCATCAAGTGCTGGACAAGTTGTTGCAGACCGCCCGCTGGCTGGGCGTGCGACGGGTTTTCTGTCTCACCTTCGAAGTCGACTTCTTCGCGAAGCACGGCTTCGTGGAGATCGGAGAGACACCGGTCGACGGAGATGTCTACAGCGAGCTGCTGCGTTCCTATGACGAGGGTGTAGCAGAGTTCCTGGGTCTCGAACGAGTGAAGCCGAACACCTTGGGCAACAGTCGGATGCTTCTGCATCTGTGA
- a CDS encoding M23 family metallopeptidase: MSKRVSFQHSRRPSLSRVRGAVVAAGLGTSMVLGVGAAFAAGSAGAPDSVNLINNGAAESVAEQAAVQGKVAEKAAAKKAAAVKKAAAAKKAALKKAHGWEAPVSRYELSASFGNDGSRWAHKHSGQDFAVPIGTKVEAAHTGTVVKAGPNGGGDGPAYGNAVVIKHANGTYSQYAHLSQIDVHIGETVRTGEKIALSGNTGNSSGPHLHFEIRHTADYGSAVNPVGFLHKKGVTV, from the coding sequence ATGTCGAAGCGCGTTTCGTTCCAGCACTCCCGCCGCCCGTCCCTGTCCCGTGTCCGTGGCGCCGTCGTGGCAGCCGGCCTGGGGACGTCGATGGTTCTCGGTGTGGGCGCTGCGTTCGCGGCCGGCTCGGCGGGTGCCCCGGACTCCGTGAACCTGATCAACAACGGCGCGGCCGAATCGGTCGCCGAGCAGGCGGCCGTGCAGGGCAAGGTCGCCGAGAAGGCCGCGGCCAAGAAGGCGGCGGCGGTCAAGAAGGCGGCCGCGGCGAAGAAGGCCGCCCTGAAGAAGGCCCACGGCTGGGAGGCCCCGGTGAGCCGCTACGAGCTGAGCGCGAGCTTCGGCAACGACGGCAGCCGCTGGGCCCACAAGCACTCCGGCCAGGACTTCGCCGTGCCGATCGGCACCAAGGTCGAGGCCGCGCACACCGGCACCGTCGTGAAGGCCGGCCCCAACGGCGGCGGCGACGGTCCCGCGTACGGCAACGCCGTCGTGATCAAGCACGCCAACGGTACGTACTCGCAGTACGCCCATCTGTCGCAGATCGACGTGCACATCGGCGAGACCGTGAGGACGGGCGAGAAGATTGCGCTCTCCGGCAACACCGGCAACTCCAGCGGCCCGCACCTGCACTTCGAGATCCGGCACACCGCCGACTACGGCTCCGCGGTCAACCCGGTCGGCTTCCTGCACAAGAAGGGCGTCACGGTCTGA
- a CDS encoding type III pantothenate kinase, producing the protein MLLTIDVGNTHTVLGLFDGEEIVEHWRISTDARRTADELAVLLQGLMGMHPLLGMELGDGIEGIAICSTVPAVLHELREVTRRYYGDVPAVLVEPGIKTGVPILMDNPKEVGADRIINAVAAVDLYGGPAIVVDFGTATTFDAVSARGEYTGGVIAPGIEISVEALGVKGAQLRKIELARPRSVIGKNTVEAMQSGIIYGFAGQVDGVVARMKKELAADPEDVTVIATGGLAPMVLGESSVIDEHEPWLTLIGLRLVYERNVSRL; encoded by the coding sequence ATGCTGCTCACCATCGACGTCGGCAACACCCACACCGTCCTCGGCCTGTTCGACGGCGAGGAGATCGTCGAGCACTGGCGGATCTCCACCGACGCCCGCCGCACCGCCGACGAGCTCGCCGTGCTGCTCCAGGGCCTGATGGGCATGCACCCGCTGCTCGGCATGGAGCTGGGCGACGGCATCGAGGGCATCGCGATCTGCTCCACGGTCCCGGCCGTCCTGCACGAGCTGCGCGAGGTGACCCGCCGCTACTACGGCGACGTCCCCGCCGTCCTCGTCGAGCCGGGCATCAAGACCGGGGTGCCGATCCTGATGGACAACCCGAAGGAGGTCGGCGCGGACCGCATCATCAACGCGGTCGCCGCCGTCGACCTGTACGGCGGTCCGGCGATCGTCGTCGACTTCGGCACGGCCACCACCTTCGACGCGGTCTCCGCCCGGGGCGAGTACACCGGCGGTGTCATCGCCCCCGGCATCGAGATCTCGGTCGAGGCGCTCGGCGTCAAGGGCGCCCAGCTCCGCAAGATCGAGCTGGCCCGGCCGCGCAGCGTGATCGGCAAGAACACGGTCGAGGCGATGCAGTCGGGCATCATCTACGGCTTCGCCGGCCAGGTCGACGGCGTCGTCGCACGGATGAAGAAGGAGCTGGCGGCCGACCCGGAGGACGTCACCGTCATCGCGACGGGCGGCCTTGCGCCGATGGTGTTGGGCGAGTCCTCCGTCATCGACGAGCACGAGCCCTGGCTCACCCTCATCGGCCTGCGCCTGGTGTACGAGCGGAACGTGTCCCGGCTGTAG
- a CDS encoding SCO3374 family protein, producing MAITIPPAALLVTGERESGDCARWAQWYERELGWATAGTAPVRLLTGLRFDVLQVPAAVGHAALRRLDRTGPVALSGARMSLLVAVGSADELPGLLDWLEWGGVALSLTAIGAGGRITAPVPPGRMAGRPGTAAWLRPPGLRHEEGSELPALAGLGSRGGGAPDLVRLVDAMATECHRARLMRARTGPSTYGSTAQPLAFS from the coding sequence ATGGCCATCACCATCCCGCCTGCTGCGCTGTTGGTCACCGGCGAGCGCGAGAGCGGCGACTGCGCCCGCTGGGCACAGTGGTACGAACGCGAGCTCGGCTGGGCGACGGCGGGCACCGCACCGGTGCGGTTGCTGACCGGGCTGCGGTTCGACGTGCTCCAGGTTCCCGCGGCCGTCGGCCACGCGGCGCTGCGGCGGCTGGACCGCACCGGGCCCGTGGCGCTGTCGGGCGCGCGGATGAGCCTGCTGGTCGCGGTGGGAAGCGCCGACGAGCTGCCCGGGCTGCTCGACTGGCTGGAGTGGGGAGGCGTCGCCCTCTCGCTGACCGCCATCGGTGCGGGCGGCCGGATCACCGCGCCGGTGCCGCCGGGACGGATGGCGGGCCGGCCGGGGACCGCTGCATGGCTGCGGCCCCCCGGGCTACGGCACGAGGAAGGGTCGGAACTCCCGGCCCTCGCCGGCCTCGGGAGCAGGGGTGGGGGTGCTCCCGATCTCGTACGGCTGGTGGACGCGATGGCGACGGAATGCCACCGGGCCCGGTTGATGCGTGCCCGAACGGGGCCGTCGACGTATGGGTCGACGGCTCAGCCGTTGGCCTTCTCGTAA